In [Mycobacterium] stephanolepidis, the genomic window CAAGGAGCGGGTGGCCGAGCAGCTGCTGTCGGTGTCGCAGCTTGTCGGGCCGGATGTCGACATCGTGCCGGTGTCCGCCATCTCCGGAGCCCAAGTCGAGGTGCTGACAGAGGTTTTGGCGTCCAAGCTGGCGCCGGGGCCCGCGTTCTACCCCGATGGCGAACTGACCGATGAGCCCGAAGAGGTGCTCATGGCCGAGCTGATCCGGGAGGCCGCGCTCGAAGGAGTGCGCGATGAGCTGCCGCACTCGTTGGCAGTGGTGATCGACGAGGTGAACGAACGCGAGGGTCGGCCCGAGGGTTCGGAGCTGATCGATGTGCACGCGATCCTCTACGTCGAGCGGGACAGTCAAAAGGGCATCGTCATCGGTAAGGGCGGATCGCGGCTGCGTGAAGTCGGGACCAATGCGCGTCAACAGATCGAAAAGCTGCTCGGCACCAAGGTTTTCCTGGATCTGCGGGTCAAGGTCGCCAAGAACTGGCAGCGCGACCCCAAGCAGCTCGGCAAGCTCGGCTTCTAGCGGCGGCCCCGCGCCCTTTTTCCACCGAGACCGAGGTTATGGCGGTTTCGTCTCGCACAAATTCACCACAACCTCGGTCTCGCTCAGCTGTCAGAGGTCCATGGCATGGTCGCGACATGGGGAACCTGGTC contains:
- the era gene encoding GTPase Era, which translates into the protein MSSPEFRSGFVCFVGRPNTGKSTLTNALVGQKVAITSNRPQTTRHTIRGIVHRENFQIVLVDTPGLHRPRTLLGQRLNDLVRDTYSEVDVIGLCIPADEGIGPGDKWIYEQIKLVAPRTTLIAIVTKIDKVSKERVAEQLLSVSQLVGPDVDIVPVSAISGAQVEVLTEVLASKLAPGPAFYPDGELTDEPEEVLMAELIREAALEGVRDELPHSLAVVIDEVNEREGRPEGSELIDVHAILYVERDSQKGIVIGKGGSRLREVGTNARQQIEKLLGTKVFLDLRVKVAKNWQRDPKQLGKLGF